One genomic segment of Cellulophaga sp. HaHaR_3_176 includes these proteins:
- the tatC gene encoding twin-arginine translocase subunit TatC: protein MENEVKNEMSFLDHLEELRWHLIRATLAVLIIGCVAFAMSGFIFDSIIFAPSRMNFPTYEFFCRIATYFGMTSDFCAEELPFTIQSRTMAGQFSADIWTSIWAGFILSFPYVLYEAWKFISPGLYEKERKSSKGFIVIASFLFFLGVLFGYYVVAPFSINFLGTYSVSDVVKNEFDLSSYISTLRASVIACGIIFELPIIIYFLTKIGLVTPEILKKYRKISLVVVLILSAVITPPDVASQVVVAIPVLFLYQISIYISGSVLRKEAKKEKRRKNA from the coding sequence ATGGAGAATGAAGTAAAAAATGAGATGTCTTTTTTAGATCATCTAGAAGAGTTACGTTGGCATCTAATACGCGCTACGTTAGCGGTTTTAATAATTGGTTGTGTGGCATTTGCCATGAGTGGTTTTATATTTGATTCTATAATTTTTGCTCCTAGCCGAATGAATTTCCCTACCTATGAATTTTTCTGTAGGATTGCTACTTATTTTGGAATGACTTCTGATTTTTGTGCAGAAGAACTACCTTTTACGATACAAAGTAGAACTATGGCTGGGCAGTTTTCTGCTGATATTTGGACCTCTATTTGGGCTGGTTTTATTTTATCTTTCCCTTATGTTTTATATGAAGCATGGAAATTTATTAGTCCTGGTTTATATGAAAAAGAACGTAAAAGTTCTAAAGGTTTTATTGTAATAGCATCTTTTTTATTCTTTTTAGGAGTGTTATTTGGATACTATGTAGTAGCTCCGTTTTCTATCAACTTTTTAGGTACTTATTCGGTAAGTGATGTTGTAAAAAATGAGTTCGATTTAAGCTCATACATATCTACTTTAAGAGCATCTGTAATTGCATGTGGAATTATTTTTGAGTTACCAATCATCATCTATTTTTTAACTAAAATTGGACTAGTAACGCCTGAAATTCTTAAAAAATATAGAAAAATATCACTTGTTGTTGTATTAATTTTATCAGCAGTAATAACTCCGCCAGATGTTGCTAGCCAAGTTGTAGTAGCTATACCTGTATTGTTTTTATACCAAATAAGTATTTACATATCTGGCTCTGTTTTAAGAAAAGAAGCTAAAAAAGAAAAAAGAAGAAAAAATGCCTAA
- a CDS encoding carboxymuconolactone decarboxylase family protein: MPNQIEEFNAYRSKMNDKLLSDNNKIIKRIFNLDTNAFTAGALDVKTKELLGLVASTVLRCDDCVKYHLESSHKEGVTKEEVMETLSIATLVGGTIVVPHLRRAYEYWEELEQQEG, translated from the coding sequence ATGCCTAATCAAATAGAAGAATTCAACGCATATCGTTCTAAGATGAATGATAAGTTATTATCAGACAACAATAAAATAATTAAAAGAATATTTAATCTAGATACAAACGCATTTACTGCAGGAGCTTTAGATGTTAAGACTAAAGAGTTATTAGGCTTAGTAGCCTCTACCGTTTTACGTTGCGATGATTGCGTAAAATACCATTTAGAGAGTTCTCACAAAGAAGGAGTTACCAAAGAAGAGGTGATGGAAACATTAAGTATTGCAACGTTAGTTGGTGGTACAATTGTAGTACCTCATTTACGTAGAGCATATGAGTATTGGGAAGAGCTAGAACAGCAAGAAGGTTAA
- a CDS encoding DUF4105 domain-containing protein, producing the protein MFVLLCTTLGFSQPELSENATISLLTVGTADELHSKFGHSAIRIKDSGLGIDVIYNYGHFDFNTPNFYVKFTQGKLLYELSRNSYSNFMYGYEIENRWVKEQVFNFTQKQKNDFFKFLEKNYLPENRYYKYDFLFDNCSTRIPDALKTVLGDELNFDYSQIENQYTFRELLHQNLNTNSWATFGIDLALGSVIDREATFYEQMFLPIYVFKQLPYTTINNTPVVTKDVLLLNEKPREDSSIFLLSPLFWVLTILLIVALITYRDYNKQSRNRSLDFLLFFITGIAGLLILFLWFGTDHKATGGNYNFLWTFPLNLIVAFTLLKKEKLPNWLYFYLIGLGVLLLIAIVLWVFKVQVFNILIIPILLALIIRYSFLFYMQRSA; encoded by the coding sequence TTGTTTGTACTATTGTGTACTACGTTAGGTTTTTCTCAACCAGAATTATCGGAAAATGCTACAATAAGTCTTCTTACCGTTGGCACAGCTGATGAGTTACATTCTAAATTTGGGCATAGTGCTATCCGAATTAAAGATTCTGGCTTAGGTATAGATGTAATTTATAATTATGGTCACTTTGATTTTAACACACCTAACTTTTATGTAAAATTCACACAAGGCAAACTTTTGTATGAACTTTCTCGAAATTCATATTCGAATTTCATGTATGGTTATGAAATTGAAAATAGATGGGTTAAAGAACAAGTTTTCAATTTTACACAAAAGCAAAAAAACGATTTTTTTAAGTTTTTAGAAAAAAACTATCTTCCTGAAAATAGATACTACAAATACGATTTTTTATTTGATAATTGTTCAACTCGTATTCCAGATGCTTTAAAAACTGTACTTGGAGATGAATTGAATTTCGATTATTCTCAAATTGAAAACCAATACACATTTAGAGAATTGTTGCATCAAAATTTAAACACAAACTCATGGGCTACCTTTGGTATAGATTTAGCATTAGGCTCTGTTATAGATAGAGAAGCGACATTTTATGAGCAAATGTTTTTACCAATTTATGTTTTTAAACAATTGCCTTACACAACAATAAATAACACCCCAGTTGTAACTAAAGACGTTTTATTGTTAAATGAAAAACCAAGAGAAGATTCTTCTATTTTTTTATTATCGCCACTTTTCTGGGTTTTAACGATATTACTTATTGTAGCTCTTATTACTTACAGAGATTATAACAAGCAAAGCAGAAATAGAAGTTTAGATTTTCTTTTATTCTTCATCACAGGTATAGCAGGTTTATTAATACTTTTTCTTTGGTTTGGAACAGATCATAAAGCAACAGGTGGCAATTATAATTTTCTTTGGACTTTCCCTCTAAATCTAATAGTTGCATTTACTCTCTTAAAAAAAGAAAAACTACCAAATTGGCTATATTTTTATTTAATTGGTCTGGGAGTTCTTCTTTTAATCGCTATCGTTTTATGGGTTTTTAAAGTACAGGTATTCAATATCTTAATCATTCCTATACTATTAGCTCTTATTATTAGATATTCATTTTTATTTTATATGCAAAGGTCTGCTTGA
- the lptB gene encoding LPS export ABC transporter ATP-binding protein, whose translation MKLRADNIMKSYGGRRVVEGISLEVNQGEIVGLLGPNGAGKTTSFYMIVGLIKPNGGNIYLDDMNITNFPMYKRAQNGIGYLAQEASVFRKLSIEKNIMSVLQLTKLSKKEQEMKMESLIEEFSLGHIRKSRGDLLSGGERRRTEIARALATDPKFILLDEPFAGVDPVAVEDIQRIVAQLKDKNIGILITDHNVQETLAITERSYLMFQGKILKSGIPEDLAADEMVRKVYLGQNFELRKKKLDF comes from the coding sequence ATGAAGTTACGAGCAGATAATATAATGAAGTCCTACGGAGGGCGACGAGTAGTTGAAGGAATCTCTTTAGAAGTTAACCAAGGAGAAATTGTTGGACTTTTAGGGCCAAATGGTGCTGGTAAAACTACTTCATTTTATATGATTGTCGGTCTTATAAAGCCTAATGGAGGTAATATTTATTTAGACGATATGAATATTACAAACTTCCCGATGTACAAAAGAGCCCAAAACGGTATTGGGTATTTAGCTCAAGAAGCTTCTGTGTTTCGTAAATTAAGTATTGAAAAAAATATCATGAGTGTTTTACAACTTACTAAATTAAGTAAGAAAGAACAGGAAATGAAAATGGAATCTTTAATTGAAGAATTTAGCTTAGGCCATATTCGTAAAAGTCGTGGTGATTTATTATCTGGTGGAGAACGTAGACGTACAGAAATAGCTCGTGCATTAGCTACAGACCCTAAATTTATTTTACTGGATGAGCCTTTTGCAGGTGTTGACCCTGTTGCTGTTGAAGACATACAACGTATTGTAGCACAATTAAAAGATAAAAATATTGGTATTTTAATTACGGATCATAACGTACAAGAAACTTTAGCAATTACAGAGCGATCATACTTAATGTTTCAAGGTAAAATTTTAAAATCTGGTATACCTGAAGATTTAGCAGCTGATGAAATGGTACGTAAAGTATATCTAGGTCAAAACTTTGAACTACGTAAGAAAAAATTAGATTTTTAA
- a CDS encoding YciI family protein, which produces MKEFMMIFRNERKQDETPSPKQMQAMVAEWQDWIGTIAAQGRFVATNALGFEGQTVSAKGIVSDGPYVELKEIIGGYIIVKANNLQDAVKLSEGCPTLRMGGKVEVRDVMVFDV; this is translated from the coding sequence ATGAAAGAATTTATGATGATTTTCAGAAATGAAAGAAAACAAGATGAAACACCTTCTCCTAAACAAATGCAAGCAATGGTTGCAGAGTGGCAAGATTGGATTGGGACAATTGCAGCTCAAGGAAGATTTGTAGCTACCAATGCTTTAGGTTTTGAAGGCCAAACAGTTTCCGCTAAAGGAATTGTAAGTGATGGTCCATATGTAGAATTGAAAGAAATTATAGGAGGTTATATAATTGTAAAAGCAAATAACCTTCAAGATGCTGTTAAATTAAGTGAAGGTTGCCCGACATTGCGTATGGGAGGTAAGGTAGAAGTTAGAGATGTAATGGTTTTTGATGTATAA
- a CDS encoding ABC-F family ATP-binding cassette domain-containing protein, with protein sequence MNLLSVENIAKSYGEHVLFSDISFGINKDQKIALIAKNGSGKTSILNILSGLDTPDSGQVNYRKDIRVSFLDQEPNLNPDLTIEETIFASDNEVLKVIRAYEVALENPEEADAYQAAFEGMERFQAWDFETQYKQILSKLNLDDVSLKVSILSGGQKKRLALANALINKPDLLVLDEPTNHLDLEMIEWLEQYFAKENMTLFMVTHDRYFLERVCNEIIELDEGVIYPYKGNYSYYLEKKENRIEQEATEQHKSKLLFKKELDWMRKQPKARTTKSKSRIDDFYEIKEKAGKRRNENEVELEINMQRMGSKILELHKISKSYPGKPILDKFEYNFLRGERIGIIGKNGAGKSTFLNILSGKEEPDSGKVIVGETIKFGYYTQKGIDIKEGQKVIDVIREFGDYIPLMKGRQISAQQLLERFLFDRKKQYDFVSKLSGGERKRLYLCTILIQNPNFLILDEPTNDLDIVTLNVLESFLTDFPGCLLVVSHDRYFMDKIVDHLFVFRGDTVVEDFPGNYSDFRSYEDSVVIENRAAKKDNNQADTVASTNDKGSWKKEEKKKLSFQDQKEYTNIEKDLKKLEIKKEETQLKFADGSLSGDEIDKLSIELKKIDDAIETKTERWFELSALLE encoded by the coding sequence ATGAACCTTCTCTCAGTAGAAAATATTGCTAAATCATACGGTGAGCACGTATTATTTTCTGATATATCATTCGGAATCAACAAAGATCAGAAAATAGCATTAATTGCTAAAAATGGTAGTGGTAAAACATCTATCTTAAATATACTTTCAGGTTTAGACACGCCAGATTCTGGCCAAGTAAACTATAGAAAAGATATTAGAGTATCTTTTTTAGATCAAGAACCAAATCTAAATCCTGATTTAACAATTGAAGAAACGATTTTCGCTTCTGATAATGAAGTTTTAAAGGTAATTAGAGCTTACGAAGTTGCATTAGAAAACCCAGAAGAAGCAGATGCTTATCAAGCTGCTTTTGAAGGTATGGAGCGTTTTCAAGCATGGGATTTTGAAACACAATACAAGCAAATACTTTCTAAATTAAATTTAGATGATGTTAGCTTAAAAGTAAGTATACTTTCTGGTGGACAAAAAAAGCGCTTAGCATTAGCAAATGCATTGATCAACAAGCCTGATTTATTAGTCCTTGATGAGCCTACCAACCATTTAGATTTAGAAATGATTGAGTGGTTAGAGCAATACTTTGCTAAAGAAAACATGACTCTTTTTATGGTTACTCACGACCGTTACTTTCTAGAACGTGTTTGCAATGAAATTATTGAATTAGATGAAGGTGTAATATACCCATACAAAGGTAATTACTCGTATTATTTAGAGAAAAAAGAAAACCGAATAGAGCAAGAAGCTACTGAGCAACACAAATCAAAACTTCTATTTAAAAAAGAATTAGATTGGATGCGTAAGCAGCCAAAAGCGCGTACTACAAAATCTAAATCTAGAATTGATGATTTTTACGAAATCAAAGAAAAGGCAGGTAAGCGTAGAAACGAAAATGAAGTAGAATTAGAGATTAATATGCAGCGTATGGGAAGTAAAATTCTTGAGCTACATAAAATATCAAAATCATATCCTGGCAAACCTATTTTAGATAAGTTCGAATATAACTTTTTACGTGGTGAGCGTATTGGTATTATTGGAAAAAATGGCGCTGGAAAATCTACATTTTTAAATATCTTAAGTGGCAAAGAAGAGCCAGACAGTGGTAAAGTAATTGTTGGTGAAACTATTAAATTCGGGTACTACACACAAAAAGGTATCGATATAAAAGAAGGCCAGAAAGTTATTGATGTAATTAGAGAATTTGGTGATTACATACCCTTAATGAAAGGGCGTCAAATATCTGCACAACAATTATTGGAACGCTTTTTATTTGACCGTAAAAAACAATATGATTTTGTAAGTAAACTAAGTGGTGGTGAACGAAAAAGACTGTACTTATGTACCATACTTATTCAGAACCCTAACTTTTTAATACTTGATGAGCCTACTAACGATTTAGATATTGTAACATTAAATGTTTTAGAAAGCTTCTTAACAGATTTCCCAGGTTGTTTATTAGTGGTATCACATGATAGATACTTTATGGATAAAATTGTAGATCACTTATTTGTATTTAGAGGTGATACTGTTGTTGAAGATTTCCCAGGTAACTATTCAGATTTTAGAAGCTATGAAGATAGTGTTGTTATAGAAAACAGAGCTGCTAAAAAAGATAATAATCAAGCCGATACAGTAGCATCAACAAACGATAAAGGTTCTTGGAAAAAAGAAGAAAAGAAAAAGTTATCTTTTCAAGATCAGAAAGAATATACCAATATCGAGAAAGATTTAAAAAAGCTCGAAATTAAAAAGGAAGAAACACAATTGAAATTTGCAGATGGTTCGCTTTCTGGTGATGAAATTGACAAATTATCTATTGAATTAAAGAAAATAGATGATGCTATCGAAACTAAAACAGAACGTTGGTTTGAATTATCAGCATTATTGGAGTAG
- a CDS encoding DUF2795 domain-containing protein, producing MYWTLELASYLSDAPWPATKDELIDYAIRTGAPLEVVENLQSMEEEGGEIYESIEEIWPDYPSEEDYLWNEDEY from the coding sequence ATGTATTGGACTTTAGAATTAGCATCTTACTTAAGTGATGCACCTTGGCCAGCTACCAAAGACGAGTTAATAGATTACGCTATTAGAACCGGTGCTCCATTAGAGGTTGTAGAAAACCTACAATCTATGGAAGAAGAAGGTGGCGAAATATACGAATCTATCGAAGAAATATGGCCTGACTACCCATCAGAAGAAGATTACCTCTGGAATGAGGATGAATATTAA
- a CDS encoding phosphatidylcholine/phosphatidylserine synthase, translating into MKKLIPNFITLLNLFCGCIAAVFAVHGVFEMVALFVFLGIVFDYFDGFAARLLNVKSELGLQLDSLADMVTSGVVPGLVMYKLLDMSFSGSWGVSLFGEASDNFLLSGLHISSFVPLLGFVVTLASGYRLAKFNIDENQTDSFIGLPTPANTLLIISFPLILMYHNNDILNAIILNHWFLIGLSFLSAFLLNCSLPLFALKFKNWGFKDNSIRYIFLILCIILLATLKYIAVPTIIILYILISVASKLGDKKS; encoded by the coding sequence ATGAAAAAACTCATACCTAATTTTATTACACTTTTAAATTTATTTTGCGGATGTATTGCTGCTGTTTTTGCAGTACATGGTGTATTTGAAATGGTAGCCTTATTTGTTTTTTTAGGTATTGTTTTTGATTATTTCGATGGCTTTGCAGCACGACTTTTAAATGTCAAAAGTGAATTAGGTTTACAGCTAGATTCTTTAGCAGATATGGTAACAAGTGGTGTGGTGCCAGGTTTGGTTATGTATAAGTTGCTAGACATGTCTTTTTCGGGCAGTTGGGGCGTTTCTTTATTTGGAGAAGCATCAGACAATTTTCTTTTAAGTGGTTTACATATATCTTCTTTTGTGCCTCTTCTAGGTTTTGTAGTAACACTTGCATCAGGGTATCGTTTGGCAAAGTTTAATATTGATGAAAACCAAACAGATTCTTTTATAGGTTTGCCAACACCAGCAAATACACTTTTAATTATATCATTCCCATTAATCTTAATGTATCATAATAATGATATACTAAATGCAATTATATTAAACCATTGGTTTTTAATCGGTTTATCTTTTTTAAGTGCTTTTCTACTAAATTGTAGTTTGCCTCTTTTTGCTCTGAAATTTAAAAATTGGGGCTTTAAAGACAATTCTATTCGCTACATATTTTTAATCCTTTGTATTATTTTATTAGCAACATTAAAATATATAGCAGTACCAACAATTATTATTTTATATATTTTAATTTCTGTTGCGAGTAAATTAGGAGACAAGAAATCGTAA
- a CDS encoding RNA polymerase sigma factor, whose translation MKEHELIPKLFKTEYSKIIAVLCKSFGIIHIEVAEDIVNDTFLLASETWGLKGIPDNPSAWLYSVAKNRTIDFLRRNKNFIQNIATEIRATNEVVEEFDIDLSDENIKDSELQMIFAVCNPVISSEAQIGLALRVLCGFGIDEIAEAFLTTKETINKRLFRAKNTLRSKNISIAIPKESELDDRLESVLLTIYLLFNEGYYSSTKNQILRKDLCFEAMRLCYVLSQNKQTNLPIVNALMALMCFHSSRFDSRINESGGYVLYENQKRETWDADLIEKGNYYLRLSAKGKYLSKFHIEAGIASLHAVKSESENKWLQILQLYNRLLQIEYSPIVALNRTYALAKVKGEKTAIKEALKINLKDHPLYYSLLAELYKGIDKEKEVESLNKALELVKTDVEAKNLKARLKKALS comes from the coding sequence ATGAAAGAACATGAACTTATTCCTAAATTATTTAAAACAGAGTACAGTAAAATTATTGCTGTACTCTGTAAATCGTTTGGGATAATTCATATTGAAGTTGCTGAAGATATCGTAAATGATACTTTTCTTTTAGCTTCAGAAACTTGGGGTTTAAAAGGGATACCGGATAACCCTAGCGCTTGGCTTTACAGTGTTGCAAAAAATCGAACAATAGATTTTTTAAGAAGGAATAAAAATTTCATTCAAAATATTGCAACAGAAATAAGAGCAACAAATGAGGTTGTCGAAGAATTTGATATTGATTTATCAGATGAGAATATAAAAGATAGCGAACTTCAGATGATTTTTGCCGTATGTAACCCTGTAATTTCCTCAGAAGCCCAAATTGGTTTGGCCTTGCGGGTACTTTGTGGTTTTGGAATTGACGAAATAGCAGAGGCTTTTTTGACAACTAAAGAAACTATTAATAAGCGATTATTTAGGGCAAAGAATACATTGAGATCTAAAAATATTTCAATTGCGATTCCTAAGGAAAGTGAGCTTGATGATAGGTTAGAAAGTGTTCTTTTGACTATCTATTTATTATTTAATGAAGGGTATTATTCTTCAACTAAAAATCAAATTCTACGAAAAGATTTATGTTTTGAAGCCATGAGGCTATGTTATGTTCTCTCCCAAAATAAACAAACAAATTTACCTATTGTAAATGCTTTGATGGCATTAATGTGCTTTCATTCTTCAAGGTTTGATTCTCGAATAAATGAGAGTGGAGGATATGTATTGTATGAAAATCAAAAAAGAGAGACTTGGGACGCCGACCTAATTGAAAAAGGGAATTATTACTTGAGGTTATCGGCAAAAGGAAAATACCTATCTAAGTTTCATATTGAAGCAGGTATCGCATCTTTACATGCTGTAAAAAGTGAATCGGAAAATAAGTGGTTACAAATATTACAGCTTTATAATCGTTTATTGCAAATAGAGTATTCACCAATAGTAGCTTTAAATAGAACGTACGCTTTAGCAAAGGTTAAAGGCGAGAAAACAGCAATAAAAGAAGCTTTAAAAATTAATTTAAAGGACCATCCTTTATACTATTCTTTGTTAGCAGAGCTATACAAGGGTATTGATAAGGAGAAAGAAGTAGAAAGCTTGAACAAAGCTTTAGAGTTAGTTAAGACAGATGTTGAGGCAAAAAACCTTAAGGCTAGACTTAAAAAAGCTCTTTCTTAA
- a CDS encoding SIS domain-containing protein, whose product MKENTAILDIARRTIENEANAIQNLSTLLDYKFSDTVNHILNSKGRVVITGIGKSALIASKIVATLNSTGTPSIFMHAADAIHGDLGTIQENDTVICISRSGNTPEIKMLVPLIKKGGNILVGMTGNLESTLAKQSDFILNSFVEKEACPNNLAPTTSTTAQLVLGDALAICLLELRGFSSKDFAKYHPGGSLGKRLYLRVSDIAENNLKPQVAIDADVKTVIVEISEKMLGVTAVIENNKVVGIVTDGDIRRMLNKHDNIKGLTAKDIMTSNPKTIDNDMLAVKALDLMQSKGISQLLAIKDGTYLGVVHLHNLINEGII is encoded by the coding sequence TTGAAAGAAAACACAGCAATACTCGATATAGCAAGAAGAACCATTGAGAATGAAGCTAATGCTATTCAAAACTTATCTACTTTACTAGATTATAAGTTTTCTGATACTGTGAATCACATCCTTAATTCTAAAGGCAGAGTAGTTATTACGGGTATTGGTAAAAGTGCTCTAATAGCTTCTAAAATTGTAGCTACTTTAAATTCTACAGGTACTCCTTCTATATTTATGCATGCTGCAGATGCTATACACGGCGATCTGGGAACAATTCAAGAAAACGATACTGTAATTTGTATTTCAAGAAGTGGTAATACTCCAGAAATTAAAATGTTAGTTCCTTTAATCAAAAAAGGAGGTAATATTCTTGTTGGTATGACGGGTAATTTAGAATCTACTCTAGCAAAACAATCTGATTTTATTTTGAATAGTTTTGTTGAAAAGGAAGCTTGCCCTAATAACCTTGCTCCAACAACAAGTACTACAGCTCAATTGGTTTTAGGTGATGCTCTTGCAATATGCTTATTAGAATTGCGTGGTTTTAGTAGTAAAGATTTTGCCAAATACCACCCAGGCGGTTCATTAGGCAAACGATTATATCTTCGTGTTTCAGATATTGCAGAAAACAATCTCAAACCTCAAGTAGCAATAGATGCCGATGTTAAAACTGTAATTGTAGAAATTTCAGAAAAAATGTTAGGCGTTACTGCTGTTATTGAAAATAATAAAGTGGTGGGTATTGTTACTGATGGTGATATACGAAGAATGCTGAATAAACATGATAATATTAAAGGGCTTACCGCAAAGGATATTATGACGAGTAACCCAAAAACTATAGATAACGATATGCTAGCTGTAAAAGCTCTCGACCTAATGCAGTCTAAAGGTATATCACAACTATTAGCCATAAAAGACGGCACTTATTTGGGTGTTGTACATTTACACAACCTAATCAACGAAGGAATTATATAG
- a CDS encoding cob(I)yrinic acid a,c-diamide adenosyltransferase, producing the protein MKVYTKTGDKGTTALFGGTRVPKHHIRIDSYGTVDELNSWIGLIRDQKIDPIIKNALVNIQDKLFIVGAVLATDPEKAILKNGKERLNISKIKDSDIEFLELGIDAMEVNLPAMTHFILPGGHTTVSYCHIARTVCRRAERHASQLNEIEPFEENVLTYLNRLSDYLFVVSRKLSFDLGADEIKWIPEKK; encoded by the coding sequence ATGAAGGTATACACAAAAACAGGAGACAAAGGTACAACAGCCCTTTTTGGAGGTACACGTGTACCAAAACACCACATAAGAATTGATAGTTATGGTACTGTCGATGAATTAAACTCTTGGATAGGGCTTATTCGTGATCAAAAAATTGATCCAATTATAAAAAACGCATTAGTTAATATACAAGATAAGCTCTTTATAGTAGGTGCAGTCTTAGCCACAGACCCTGAAAAAGCTATTTTAAAAAACGGAAAAGAACGCTTAAATATTTCTAAAATTAAAGATTCAGATATAGAATTTTTAGAATTAGGTATCGATGCTATGGAAGTAAACTTACCTGCAATGACACATTTTATTCTGCCTGGCGGGCACACAACAGTGTCATACTGTCATATAGCAAGAACAGTTTGCCGAAGAGCAGAGCGACATGCATCTCAACTAAATGAAATTGAACCGTTTGAAGAAAATGTTTTAACCTATTTAAATCGTTTGTCAGATTATCTTTTTGTAGTATCAAGAAAGCTCTCTTTTGACCTAGGTGCAGATGAAATAAAATGGATTCCTGAAAAAAAATAA
- a CDS encoding DUF1569 domain-containing protein, which produces MALPNIFTSKISNQVISRINTLTPTTQPVWGKMNVAQMLAHSSVMYEMVYDNKHPKPNFVMRFVLKTFIKNVVVSEKPYKRNSQTAPAFIINDTRVFEDEKQRLIDFVSKTKELGESDFKGKESHSFGILSITEWNNMFYKHLDHHLTQFGV; this is translated from the coding sequence ATGGCGTTACCAAATATTTTTACTTCTAAAATTTCAAACCAAGTAATTTCACGAATTAATACTTTGACTCCAACAACTCAGCCTGTTTGGGGTAAAATGAATGTTGCTCAAATGTTAGCTCATTCAAGTGTTATGTATGAAATGGTTTATGATAATAAACATCCGAAACCTAATTTTGTAATGAGGTTTGTTTTAAAAACTTTTATTAAAAATGTTGTTGTTTCTGAAAAGCCATATAAACGCAACTCTCAAACAGCGCCTGCTTTTATTATAAATGATACACGTGTATTTGAAGATGAAAAGCAACGTTTAATAGATTTTGTTTCTAAAACTAAAGAATTAGGAGAATCTGATTTTAAAGGTAAAGAATCACATTCTTTTGGAATTTTAAGTATAACTGAGTGGAATAATATGTTCTATAAACATTTAGATCATCATTTAACACAATTTGGAGTTTAA